The DNA region ATTAAACATTGGTACGATGGTTTTAATAAGGCATTACAAGAGCATCGATTATTATATCCGGAAAACAACAGCGCCTGGTATTATTTCAAGCAATTGAAAGATAACCCTGAGATGATGGCTTTTAAAGGTCTTATGCAGCGAAATCTTGCAGCGGCTCTTCAGGATGATGCCCAACAAGCAATTAATGATTATTTAAAGGCAGATCCGGTAGAACTTGGCAAGAGATGGTCTTACGATGTACGTTATGAACGCTATCCTGAATATTTAACTAAATCGGCTGAATTATTAGGCGAGAAACATTTTTATTTTAAAACGATCCGCGCCAGACAACATTATTTTGATGGACTCAATTTGCGTTTGCAATCAGAACGTACAGGCAACAAGGCATTAATTCAGCAAGCCTTGACGCAACAAGATGCTTGCCTTGCTCTGGAACCCAATGCTCCTTTTGCTTTCAATGAAATCGGAATTTTGTATCGCCGCTTATCAAAATATAAGGAAGCTGTCGAACAATTTGAAAAAGCTGTTAAAATGGCTCCAACCTGGCCGTTGCCCTGGGCTAATTTATGTGGGACCTATGTCGAATTGGATGAATTGGATAAAGCAGAAGCTTGTGGAATAAAAGCCATCCAATTAGACAGTGGATTCGCATTATCCTATTATAATTTGGGGTATGTGTACCAAGCTAAAAAGGATAATCTGAAAGCCAAATCATTTTTTAAAAATTGTTTGGAAGCAGATTCTGAATATAAAGATGCTTATTTCAAATTGGCTTTCATCTCCATAACCGAAGGAAATTATGCGGAGGCTGAAAAAATGGCTTTGCAATATCACAAAAGGGATTCCACCTATATTTATAATTTAATCAATTTAGGGGAAATTAAATTTAATCTTAAAAAAATTGAGGAAGCTGAACTGTTTTATATCAAAGCACTTGAGCAAAATCCAAATTCTGAATATACACTTGAAGAACTTGCCAAGTTTTATTTGAGTATTCAATTATTTACTCAAGCGGATAAGCATCTTTATAAACTCGATTCCCTCCAAAATAAAAATGCAAATACCTATTATTTATTATCAAAATCAAAAGCCATGCAAAATAATAAAAAGGAATGCATTCATTATTTAAGCATGGCTTTAGAAAATGGATACCGGAATGTTGATTCAATTCTTAATGAACCGGCTTTCACCAAAATTTCAAAAAAGCGTTCCTTTAAAAAATTAATGAAACGCTTTTTCGAAATTGATTAATTCAAATACTTTAAAATAATTCGAATTTACTTGGTCATTACTTTCATTGCTTTAGCTTCATTATTAATTCTTAATAATAAAGCAGCTTTATTTATTTGTAACATTTTATCTTTTGGATTTTCGTCCAATAGGCGGTTGTAAATAGTTTCAGCTTCAGTATATAATTGTGCTTGTTCAAAAGCTGCTGCTTCCATCATCCCTTTAACAGAAGGGTTGCCACCTAGATAAACTTTGGAAGTTCTGACACGTTTCAGAATGTTCATGTAATCTTCGTTGGCTAATACCATAAAGTTAACTGATTGAGTAAGCGCATTTTCTCCGGTTCCAAGTTTTTGTCTCCAGGCATAACGGAAATTTTTCTTTAATTTTAATTTTTTCAAGTCAATGGTACATTGTCCATTTTGACAACACTCAGTAGTTTGTACAACTTGATCTCCATCTAATATTTCAACAGTACAAGTTTTTCCTTCTGGTATTGCAGCACATGCACAGGGTACTGTAGTTTCTCTGAGTTTACCAAAAGGCAGGGTATTTTCAACCATAGGTTTTTTATCACCCCAACCATCTTTGCTACGCAATGGGTCCACAGCACCCCAACCATCTTTGCTGCGTAAAGGATCAACTGCTAACCAGCCATCTTTACTGCGTAAAGGGTCAACTGCCAACCAGCCATCTCCATTGATGGATTTACCCAATACCCAACCATCAGCTCCTTGTTTACTGGCAATTAATGCTGCGGAAGATTGGATATAATCAGCAAAATCCGGATCAAAACTTGTGGCACTTTCGGCTTTAGTTTTTTGAAAGGCAGTAGAAAGCTGTGTGGTTCCTTCACTTTTTACTGTTTTAAAGTTTCCTTTTGATAAAAGTACAGCACTGGATCCACCTTTAATTTTTAAACTACCGCTAGATTTTACAACGGTACCAGCTTGTACTTTAATTGGTTTTGAACCATCAGAAGGTATGTATTTTATAGATCCTTCTGAAGCGACAACAATTACAGGGTTTTCATCTTGTGCTGAAATGATGCAATTGATTGCAAACATTCCTAAGAAAATGAGAAGAATTTTTTTCATATGTAATAATTTAAAAGTATAAAATTTATTTAAGATACGTTGCATAATTTATCCAGGATATCACTTTATGATCCCGGTCTGTTATAAATAAAATAGATGGATAAACAATTAATTCTCCAGAACTGGTTCCTATACTATTTATCGGATTCCCATATTTTGATAATACCTCTTCAAAGCTGCTTCCTATTTTAATTCCAAGTGCACTGGATTCTTTATAAGATGAATTGCATTTATTAAATAAAATAAATTGATAAGTTCCATTTACATCTTTCGTACATTTATTGAAAAAGTATTTCGAATTTATTGTTGAATCAGTTTCTATAAATTGTTGACAATAACGGTTGCCTCCATCCAGATATACCATCGATGAGCGGTCAAACTCAAAGCTTTCCGCAATGGCATCTAAACTTAAACCATTGATGGATTCAGGTATTTCACTTTCAATGGGTTTATTGATTGATTTTTCTTTGCCATTTTTTAGTAAAAATAAATTGTTAGTTGCACAAATACCCCCTAAAGCAATTGATTCATTCCAAAGAAGTTCGGCTTTAACAGGATCCCCTTCTTTCAATTTTAAAATTCCTAATAAATTTTTTATGTCACCAATGCTTTTAGAATCTCCTTTTTTAATTGCCAATACCATAGCTTCTTGTTCAGCATAAAATTTGGCCCGAACTGAATCTCCAAGAATTGCATAGACATTGGCTTTATTTAAATAAGCTGGAATGTAATCAGGATCCATACTAATGGCAGCATCGAAATATTGAATTCCTTGTTTTAATAATTTTGTGCGTATGCTCAAAATATCATCATCTCCTCTGGAAGCGGTAGATTCCAAATCTAGCTGGAGTGCATATTGAAATACCAATTCTTCTTTTTTGAAATACGATAATGCTTCTAAAAAACAAGACATGCCGAGATTATTGTACAATTCACGACTTTGATACTGCATTAAAACGTATTTATAATATTCTCTTGATTCTGCATACATACCGATCGCAGAAAGGTAATTGGCCATATCAAATAATTCTACCAATTGTTTTAATTTCAGATTTGTTTTTTTACTGAGTTCCATCCGATCGTGCAAGGCTGGATATCCAGGTATGGGATCTTTTACTTGATAAGTTGCGTATAAGTTTTTGATTACTTCACCCCCTTGGTTAAACAAACCAAAGCCTGCTGAATATGCTAAAAATCCACCGAGGTAATCTGCTTCAGTTTCATAAGCGATTTGATCTTGTAATTTGCTGAGATCTTTTGCAATTTGTAAGTCGCTGAATTCAGATATAAATCCCCTTCTCCAGGCATGTTTTTCATAATAATGAGTCAATTCATGCCCTAGTAAAAATGCAATGGCTGCGTCTCCATAGGGTTCACAAGCCTGATATGCTTTTTCTTCAATAATAATTTCCAATCGATCGTAATCAATACTCGCAACTTTACTCACTTCTCTGCGAAGCACTAAGCTGGGGACAGGAAACCTAAAATCACCTCTCGCTGCAACCAGTTGATTGTATATTTTAAGACACCTGTCATAAGCGGGTGTATTATTTAAATTTTCGACCTGCTTACTTGTAAAATTATCAGCTTGTAACAAAGGCATGGTTGATAAGCTCCTGTTTTGTGCATTACTAAATGGGAGCGAAAGGATTACTGACAATCCAATTAATATGGAAACGATCTGCAATTTTGAAAAGGAGATCACACAGTTTAAATTGATTGGTTTGTTATTCATGGCTTGATTTGAAAGACATTTTAAACTTACTTTCCAATATTATTTTTTAATTGGCTGTAATAAAACGCATCCGTCAATTGCTTTAATTGTTTATTATTTGGATTGTTTATTTGTTGGGCTTTGCCATATAATACAGCATAGTTTATTAAATCAAGTTGCGCAAGCTCTTCCTGGATAAATAGGGTTTTCGGAACTAATTGTAAACTGAGTTGTTGTGATTTTAATTTAGTGTCAATTGCTTTTATTTGATTGTAATAATCACTTTTATCAGAAATTTCAAATCGTTTGGCCTCATATTCTAAATTGGAACCTGGTATTTCTACCTTCCAATAATATTTTTTACCAGGTTTAACATAATTTAAAAATTGCTGCACTTTAAATTGTTTTTTAAGTGTCAACATACTAAATACCTTCACCTTTGTTTCAAGTTCGTAAATAGTAAGATTATACCAACAAGTATCACAGGAATGACTCCATGAAAATTCCATTGAATTAAAATCAGAAGGTAATTTTCCTGTTATTGGAAAATCTAAAACTGGTGCTGCCAATTCACCTCTTGAAATTGCATAAATTGAATTTTTATAACTTTCTTTGGATTCAGAAGATTCATTCGATTCAAAAAAGGAGATAAAGTAATTAGCCAACTGACCTAAAAATGAATTTTCAGAAGGTTTGCTGAATGTCAGACTGCTGATATAGTGTGTTCCCGGAGCAACCACTTCGCATACTTCACCTGAATTTTTTACCAGTTTAACGCGTGCATTTTTACCGGAAATAATGATTTTTTGATCATCGTAAACCGGGCCATATTGTAGATTTTTAGCTTTATTGGATGCTTCTTTAGACTTGCAAATTTTGACAGCCCCTTCTATCTGAATGGCAGCAATTCCTTGACTAAAACCAATGGTAAGACTGATCAAACTAAAGCAAATAAGAATGAAATACTTGTTTATAGCCATATTCGGGGCAATTTAATCGTTTATTAGAGGTACGGCTTTTGAGGATTTGGTTATCAGTTGCCGAAGATAAAAGTTTTCAAACGGTTTAAGTCTTTTTGGTAAAAGAATTTCGTTCAAACCAATCTCGGATGATTTGAAGATAGGCTTCCGGGTACTGTTTTAATTTATGTTCATATAATTCATAAAGCTCATATGAGATGATAATAGTGGTCGTTAAAAAGATAAAACCAAGTTTTATGTTGGCAAACAAAAGTAAACTTAGACAAATCCCCAACAAAGCAAAAAATTCTATAATTTGTATAAAGCGGATATAAGGAATGGATCGAAAATAATCTTTCGGCGACATCTTCTTAAATACGAAATAATTAATAAAGAAAATTAAAACAGAGAGCAGAAATATAATGCTCCCGGGAATATCCATAATAAAATCCTGATCAAGAATCATGGAGATGATATTGGCATGGATCACAACGCCATGCATGTCGGGAAGAGATCGTCCGGTATATTGTTCGTTTAATGGTGTAAAATATCGGTCATTCATAGAAAGCGAATTATCATTCTCTCCACAAAAACCAATCAATACGATTTTGTCTTTAAAATATGCGCTGTCAAATTGGGTGGTGTCTTCTAAAAAACGATCAATTTGAAGCATTACATAATGCACCGCTTGTTTTGAATTAAAGGGAGCTCGCATGTTTTGGACTCCGGGCTGCAATCGTTTAAAATTAATCCATTCCTTTGTGTGTGCTTTAAGATGCGTTAGTTTATTTATTTCAGGATTGTACATCGAAGCAATCTGCATCGCAAATGACTTCGTTTCAATTCCATTTATAATATGATAGGGCTCAAAAGCTCTTACAGAAAACCCATCGTTGGTTCCTAAATTTACGTAAGCCTGGACTTTGTCTTTTGAAAAGAAACTATCAGATTGAAACTCCGACACACTTTCTAAATGATTTTCGGATTCAGCAAACGTATTCCCTAAAACCAACCGTTCTGCAGATACCAATGCTTCTCGCAATAAGGTATCTTGTGCTGTTTGATAAGCCGTATCAAAAAGTAGATCGACCCCAATGACTGCAACCTTATTTCTGCTTAAATAATTTATGGTATTGGCAATTTGTTCCCGATTGGTAACTTTGGAATTAATGATTACAATCCGAGGATCAAATAAGGCAGGATCATTGTGGTTCCTGAATTTGGAAAAGGCGATGTCCATGATATCATGATTCTTGATCGCTTCACTAAAAGGGTCAATAAAAATCTGATTTACAGGCAAATGATGGAGTAAAAACAAAAACAGGGAACCCCCGATAGCATACAATAAGGCGTGTATAGAATGATCTTTCACCGGTTTAAAGATAGAGACTCCGGCCTAATTCAAAAGGAAATTATAGGGGTTCTAAGATGATTCCAGCCAGAACGGAACGATTCGTTAAAGCTCAGAGCCGATTTCACCGCGTATAATCATGCGGAATCCATTTCCATGGATGTTCATGATTTCAATATTTTCATCCTTTGCCAGGTATTTTCTGAGTTTGGTTACAAAAACATCCATACTCCGGGCAGTAAAATAATTATCCTCTCCCCAAATTTTACTGAGAGCCTCCGAACGGGGTAAAATTTGATTTCTATACTGACAAAACATTTTTAACAAAAGAGCTTCTTTTGGAGAAAGCTTGATTTTTTCCGTAATTTCATTGTTCTCCTTTAAATAAAGGATTCGCAAGGGAAAATTAAAAAAATAAATACCAATGGTGAATTCTTTAGCATCATCCTCAGGATCGGACTTTTTCATAGAGCGCTTGAGTATGGCTTGAACCCTGTACAGCAACTCTTCTGAATTGAATGGTTTGGTTACATAATCATCTCCCCCGATTCGAAATCCTTCCAATACATCTTCTTTCAAAGTCTTGGCAGTCAAAAAGATAATGGGTACTTCTGAACTTTTAGATCGAATGTCCTTGGCTAATGAAAAACCATCCTTTCGGGGCATCATAACATCCAATATACATAAGTCATAATTTCCTCTTCGGTATTGCTCAAATCCATCAATTCCATCAACAGCCAAATCCACATCATACCCATGCATTTCAAGGTAAGATCGTAGCACGTCTCCAAAATTGCGATCGTCTTCGACGAGGAGGATTTTAGTAGACATAGAAGTTTCCGTAGTTGCACCAACCATTTTAGACAATTTATATGATAACGATTAAATACGAAGAATGTCGTTGCAAATGTTAATATTTTTTATGCCTTGATCGGAAAAATGAGCTTAAAACTGCTTCCTTTACCTGGTTCACTCTCCACTTCAACCCTACCATTGTGCTCCAGCGTCATGGCTTTGACATAACTCAATCCCAAGCCGAATCCCTTGACATTGTGTATGTTACCCGTAGGGACCCGGTAAAATTTTTCAAAAATCATCTTTTGAACATCCCGGCTCATCCCAATTCCTTTATCTTTTACGAGGATTTCAATGGTACTGCCATTATTTCTTGTTATGACAGAAATTTCAGGTTGGTCTGGTGAGTATTTGTTGGCATTGTCCAGTAAATTATAAATTATATTGCTCATGTGAAGGGGATCGCCCAAGATGGTAGCGTTTAATGCAGACAAATCTTTGGTTATACTTCCATCCCGTTGCTGCACCTGAAGACTAATATTTGAAACAGCCTGGTCTATAATCTCATGGATATTTATTTCTTTAAGGTTTAACTTGAAGTCATGTTTGTCAAGCAATGCCATCTGCAATACCTTCTCAACCTGACTGAGCATCCGTTGATTTTCTTGTCTGATGATTCCGGCAAATCGGCGAATTTTATCTGGGGTATTGATTACCATCGGACTAACAATCGAGTCTGATGCCAACGAGATTGTTGCGATGGGTGTTTTAAATTCATGGGTCATGTTATTGACAAAATCCGTCTTGATATCCGATAACTGTTTCTGACGGAAAACGATATAAATAACATAAGAAAAACAAGCAAGTATGATCAGGCTTAATAAAAGGCTCAAAACCAATAAAGGCCAAACAGAGCGCCAAAGCCAACGGGTCTTGGTTGGAAAAATTACCTTTAAAGTCCCTGGATTTCCGGTCATTCCTGGGAAAAGTCCAATTTCATATTCAGAATTTTGTAGCAGGGATTCAAGTTTTAATCCCGGGCTGGATGCCATATTATTTGGACCTACATCTGCCTGAAAATTCCCATTAAGTATAATCATTTTCTTGCGGACATTATCAATGACACCAAACGAATAATCTAAATCCAGATTTAATTCCTGAAATTCCTGCATCAGGATTTTTTTGAGAAATAAAGGATCAATGCGGCGTTCCAATGGAAATTTTTGAATCCGCATTTCACGGTCTATTAATTCAATTTGCTTTTGTTTTTCATTCCATTGTTCAATAAATAAACTGGAGGACAAACTCATGCTTGGATCATGTTTTTCAAGCCGAACACCGATCCGGTGCAATGCACCAATTATCGATTCGTTAAATTGCTCTTCTTTAAGTCGTACGGACCAGTTTATCCAATACAACTGAACCAGGGTTGTTCCAACCAAGGCCAGTGACATGATGCCGATTACTATCCAAATTGCCCGCTTACTCATTGCTTTAAAACTCAAAAGTCATTAAAAAGATCGTATTCAGACTCTAAATTAACGGCAACTTAACCATTCGACAGGTTTATCGGAAGGCTATCTTTAGCAATTATGCCAATTAAAAGCTTGTAGAACAACCACTTAATAATTAAATATTTTTGTTATTTCAAATTGTTTAAAATTTTTTTAAAAAATATTTGGAATGAATGATATAAATGTACTTAATTTGCAATAGCTATTTGAGAAAGGACGCTAATTCAGCAGAAGTATATTGAAGTATTAGAGATCAAATAGCGTATTAATTTGAATTTTTAGGGTGTTCTCATAGTGTTATTTAAAGGATCGGCCCTCCCAGGGTCGATCTTTTTTTTTGTCCAAAATCCTAAGAATATAATAGCTTTTCTTTCGTTTAGTTGTTACGAATCCATTTTCATTATGATGCGCTTTTTACTTGCTTTATTACTACCCTGTATGATCTATTCTCAATCTGATTTAGCATTGGGTGATTGGGCAACGCATCTTCCATTTAATAGTGGTAATCATGTCACCAGCAGTGATCAATTTGTATATTTTACAACGGGATATGCCATTCTTAAAATAAATCGTTCGGATAATAGCATTGAACGCATTACGCGAACCGAAGGATTGAGTGATACAAGAATAAATACAATCTACTTTCATAAACCCAGTAATACCTTGTTGGTAGCATATGAAAATGGGATTTTGGATTTAATAAGCAGTTCAGGCGTAAAAGCAGTAGTTGACCTTTACAATTTTAATAACATCCCGATTGATAAATTTATAAATTCAATATCATTTGCTGATGATTCCCATGTTTTTATTTCGGGAAATTATGGATTTTCTCAAATGGATGTCAATTCAGGTCGTTTTAATTTTACGCTCTTTACGCCAAATCTGAAAGTATTTGATTGTGCACGAAATGGGTCAGACTATTTTATGGCAACTGAATCCAGCGTATATTATTATCAGGATTCTGGAAATGGAATCATTCAGAATTTTAATGGTTGGAAAAAATTAGATGCAGCTTTTGGACTAAATGATAAACTTGCATACAGCTCATTGGCTAATAGAAACGGATCGGTGTTTGTTTGTAATAAAGAAGCAATCTATCAATGGAACGGCAATCGGTTTAATTCAGTTTTTAGCAATCCAGATTATGAACCGCGTTATTTAAATGCAGGGCCTTATCACTTATTGGCTGGACTTCATTGCAAAACCAATTGTGGGGATCTCGTTGCTTATTTTGATGACGCTTTAAATTACACGACTTCAAATCCGGATTGCACCGAACTAAATTATCATGCAGAAGAATGCATCGATAGCAGTATTTGGTATGCAGATTTTCGCTGGAGTTTTCGCTATTCAGATAAACCCGGAACAAATTGCCAAAGCATTTGGGTTAGTGGACCCATTTCTAATAATTGTTTTGAAATTGCAAGCCTGGACGATGGAATTTACGTTGCAGCAGGAGGAGTCGATGCAACATTTACACCAAGATATTTAGGAGATGGTATATTAAAATATTCAGATAAAACATGGACCGCAATAAATTCTTCGGCCACAAATGATTTGAAATCATACAACATAAACGATGTCATACGAATTGCAGAACATCCAGATAAAACAAAAATATATTTTGCAAGCAATGGCAAAGGACTGATCGAATATGACCGTACAAAGGATGCATATAAAGTATTTAATAAAACAAATTCACCGCTTAAAGGTACCGTAGGCGATACTGGTAATATCAGACTGTCCGGCCTTGCTTTTGATAATGAAAATACTTTGTGGATTACAAATTACCTGTCTTCAGTAGGCCTCGTTTCATTAAACAATCAGGGCATTTGGAAAGAATATGTTTTTCCAAATAATCCAAATTTATTTTCCGAAATTAAAGTGGATTTGAACGGATATAAATGGATCGTCAGTCGATTGAGTGGCGGTGTAATGGTATTTGATGAAGGAGACCCTTCCATTAGTTCAGATGATCGAAGCATTCAACTGAATCAATCCAACACAGAAATGACCAGCAACGATGTTCGAACAGTCGAAGTAGATCTCGATGGCGATGTATGGGTTGGCACCGCAGAAGGCCCCATCGTATTTGAATGTGGTTCTTCGATATTTGACGGGAGCTGTAAAGGCAGTCGTCGCAAAGTCGATCAGGATGGTATCATTTATTATTTACTTTCTTCAGAAGTCATCACCAGCATTGCGGTTGATGGTGCCAATCGAAAATGGTTTGGAACCAGTAATAATGGAATTTATGTCCAATCTCCAGGGGGTGAAACGCAGATTTATAATTTTAATACGGCCAACAGCCCCTTGATGGATAACAATATATTAGACATTACAGTAGATCCAAAATCAGGGGAAGCCTGGATCGCAACAGCACGTGGATTGCAGGTATTCCGTTCCAATGCCACACGCGCAAAAGATTTTTTTACAGAAACTGCAACGGTATTTCCAAATCCGGTTGCACCTGATTACGATGGTCCCATTGCAATCAAAGGATTAGCCAGAGATGCCCGTGTAAAAATTACCGATCTAAGCGGTCGTCTGGTTTTTGAAACCTTTGCAAATGGCGGACAAGCCATCTGGGATGGAAAAGATTATCTAGGTAACAAAGCTGTTTCCGGCGTCTACCTGGTTTTTGCAAATGC from Saprospiraceae bacterium includes:
- a CDS encoding caspase family protein; amino-acid sequence: MEDFFSGAHITRSCLFYKASSLFRRLVLLPLLIFASLSIWSQTQIKGVKPSSNSTKKDTGTFRAVIVGISDYQNPKIPDLNYAHKDAEAFSNYLLNRSGIKIDSANVVLLLNEKATAGNVISNLFWLMDESKEGDVAIIYFSGHGDVETTTMNQPGFLLCYDAPARVYMAGGTFALQNLQDIIATLSTTNKTKVLVITDACRAGKLAGSTEGGPRATAANLAKQYANENKILSCQENEFSLEGKSWGGGRGVFSYYFLNGIEGLADRNKDGFVSVQEIERYLDDEVPAAVAPHSQFPITVGNKTALIAKVDPKILASLKSEIQKNGLEQSSDRGILDFLQYSSDTLIKHWYDGFNKALQEHRLLYPENNSAWYYFKQLKDNPEMMAFKGLMQRNLAAALQDDAQQAINDYLKADPVELGKRWSYDVRYERYPEYLTKSAELLGEKHFYFKTIRARQHYFDGLNLRLQSERTGNKALIQQALTQQDACLALEPNAPFAFNEIGILYRRLSKYKEAVEQFEKAVKMAPTWPLPWANLCGTYVELDELDKAEACGIKAIQLDSGFALSYYNLGYVYQAKKDNLKAKSFFKNCLEADSEYKDAYFKLAFISITEGNYAEAEKMALQYHKRDSTYIYNLINLGEIKFNLKKIEEAELFYIKALEQNPNSEYTLEELAKFYLSIQLFTQADKHLYKLDSLQNKNANTYYLLSKSKAMQNNKKECIHYLSMALENGYRNVDSILNEPAFTKISKKRSFKKLMKRFFEID
- a CDS encoding CHASE2 domain-containing protein translates to MKDHSIHALLYAIGGSLFLFLLHHLPVNQIFIDPFSEAIKNHDIMDIAFSKFRNHNDPALFDPRIVIINSKVTNREQIANTINYLSRNKVAVIGVDLLFDTAYQTAQDTLLREALVSAERLVLGNTFAESENHLESVSEFQSDSFFSKDKVQAYVNLGTNDGFSVRAFEPYHIINGIETKSFAMQIASMYNPEINKLTHLKAHTKEWINFKRLQPGVQNMRAPFNSKQAVHYVMLQIDRFLEDTTQFDSAYFKDKIVLIGFCGENDNSLSMNDRYFTPLNEQYTGRSLPDMHGVVIHANIISMILDQDFIMDIPGSIIFLLSVLIFFINYFVFKKMSPKDYFRSIPYIRFIQIIEFFALLGICLSLLLFANIKLGFIFLTTTIIISYELYELYEHKLKQYPEAYLQIIRDWFERNSFTKKT
- a CDS encoding response regulator transcription factor encodes the protein MSTKILLVEDDRNFGDVLRSYLEMHGYDVDLAVDGIDGFEQYRRGNYDLCILDVMMPRKDGFSLAKDIRSKSSEVPIIFLTAKTLKEDVLEGFRIGGDDYVTKPFNSEELLYRVQAILKRSMKKSDPEDDAKEFTIGIYFFNFPLRILYLKENNEITEKIKLSPKEALLLKMFCQYRNQILPRSEALSKIWGEDNYFTARSMDVFVTKLRKYLAKDENIEIMNIHGNGFRMIIRGEIGSEL
- a CDS encoding HAMP domain-containing histidine kinase, whose product is MSKRAIWIVIGIMSLALVGTTLVQLYWINWSVRLKEEQFNESIIGALHRIGVRLEKHDPSMSLSSSLFIEQWNEKQKQIELIDREMRIQKFPLERRIDPLFLKKILMQEFQELNLDLDYSFGVIDNVRKKMIILNGNFQADVGPNNMASSPGLKLESLLQNSEYEIGLFPGMTGNPGTLKVIFPTKTRWLWRSVWPLLVLSLLLSLIILACFSYVIYIVFRQKQLSDIKTDFVNNMTHEFKTPIATISLASDSIVSPMVINTPDKIRRFAGIIRQENQRMLSQVEKVLQMALLDKHDFKLNLKEINIHEIIDQAVSNISLQVQQRDGSITKDLSALNATILGDPLHMSNIIYNLLDNANKYSPDQPEISVITRNNGSTIEILVKDKGIGMSRDVQKMIFEKFYRVPTGNIHNVKGFGLGLSYVKAMTLEHNGRVEVESEPGKGSSFKLIFPIKA